Proteins encoded within one genomic window of Amorphoplanes friuliensis DSM 7358:
- a CDS encoding MarR family transcriptional regulator, whose amino-acid sequence MTEPDLLDSSYYGPLFRLLADMDNDIAGLYAEPRFEGIRTRFVGPLIDLGRRGPLTIRELADARKVTHSAMSQTATAMRKAGFVEPAEGTDGRTRKVQLTGRSRDLVPFLEAEWRATEKTVRDLDAELAYPLMKAVADVREALAARSFAQRLRDNL is encoded by the coding sequence GTGACCGAACCCGATCTGCTCGACAGCAGTTACTACGGCCCGCTCTTCCGGCTGCTCGCCGACATGGACAACGACATCGCCGGCCTCTACGCCGAGCCCCGCTTCGAGGGCATCCGGACGCGTTTTGTCGGCCCTCTCATTGACCTCGGCCGGCGTGGGCCGCTGACCATCCGCGAGCTCGCCGACGCGCGCAAGGTGACCCACTCCGCGATGAGCCAGACCGCCACCGCCATGCGCAAGGCCGGTTTTGTCGAGCCGGCCGAGGGCACCGACGGGCGTACCCGCAAGGTTCAGCTGACCGGCCGCTCGCGGGACCTGGTGCCGTTCCTGGAGGCCGAGTGGCGGGCGACGGAGAAGACCGTCCGCGACCTCGACGCCGAGCTCGCGTACCCGCTGATGAAGGCCGTCGCCGACGTGCGGGAGGCCCTGGCCGCCCGG